The Phragmites australis chromosome 1, lpPhrAust1.1, whole genome shotgun sequence genomic interval ACGCCGCGTCGTCCTAGGCGAGGACGCACACGCGCCTCACCGCGCCGTACCTCTCCGCTGTCAGGACTCTACCCTTCATCGCCGCATCATTCAGGAACCGTCGTGACAGCATCACCAGCGTCAGATCCTGCATTGCACCATCAGAGGAAGCAGGAAGAGTGTGACTAGACCATTTGTGTTTCAGGAACTGATGGGCATTGTTACCTACCTCAGGAGGGCTGAGCTGATCAATCTCTGTGCCAAGTACTCTGGCCATTGTTACAAGCAGACCTGCTAGCTCTGCTTGTTCTGCACATATCTGCATGCACAAGTTCTTCTCGAGCTCAATTTCTCCCTCTACAGACCGTATTACACTCTGAATTCTTGAAGGATGTCTCTTCGATCTCCGTTTCTTCTCCATGAATTTTAGCTCGTCCGTGCTACCAGCAAAACTGCAGTTGCTGATTTTCCAGGGTGGTCTTCATTTCATTTACCGACCACCCGGCAGCGATTTCCCCTTttaatttctctctctagagATCGAATCAAAGTCCGAAACTTTGCATGATGATTCTTAGATCCATCCCCCTTCTCTGTGAATTTCCGCTCGAATTTAGCTCCTCCGTGCCGCCGTCAATTGGGGATTATCAGGTATTATTGGGGTGGTCGTTATTTCGTTTACCGATCACCCCAGGTAGAAATTGGGTACAGAGTGTCGCTCTCCagcgctccccccccccccccccgccttgACTTGGCGTGGAAGAACGCCGGCGAGGTATGGAAGCTTCGCAGATTGATCGTCAACCTCCAGCTTCTGCTGAGCCACTAAACTACGATAAAAGCCGAGCAAGAACTGAGAAACAAGCTGCAATTCGAACGAAACTTGAGTATTTTATTTCCACACCAATGCTCAGCGTGCGAGCTTGTATAGTTCACGACAtacatatctatatatatactacAAGCACCagtatttatttctccgattcTAGTCGTATTTGTCGGCTATCTTGACCAGGACATCGCAGAGTTCCCTGGGCTTGGAGCTCATGACGGCGTGGTCGGCTCCGGCGATCTCCTCGACTTCAGTGCCGGGGCTCATCGCGACCATCCAGCGCTGCATCTCCTCGGTGCTGGAGCCGTCGGCCTTGGCGATCACGTACACCTTCTTCACCGACCCGTAGTTGCCATCCGTGAGCAGCGTCTCGTCCTTCATCAGTGGATCGCCCATGAACTGGTTGCCAGGCTTCAAATCCTGCAATGCATCGCAGAAGTATTATTGATCATGCCGATGTGACGCGCGTACGTGTCAATCTTGTCCAGTAGCGACTAGGACAAGTATCAGGGAATCGAGAGGATGTTGCGTGCCTCAGCTGGACTTTGCTGGTAATACTTTTCTGCCATGAACCTTGGACCCATCCGGATTGCTACTCCTAGTCCTACACCTTGGCTGTTGTTGTTAATGGCGACCATTTCGCAGTCCATGAGTCCTTCTGAAGCAGTTCTTCTCATGAACTGCGTCATAAGAAAATAGCCAGAGAGAGAAAACATTTGTTGAGGTTGTAATACTCCAAGCATAGCATCTACAGTTAACCTTTTTACTCGAGGATAAAACTGAGCTGTAAGCGAATTTTAAAAACGATACGTTAACATGTATGTAGGGGTTACTTGTGACGTGTCAGTTTGGAATGATAGAGCACGTCCGTACCTCCTCGGTCGTGACGCCCATGTGCTTGCCAACGCACGGCAACGCCGCGGCCACGAACACGGCCGCGGCGATCTTGCGCGGGAACCTTTCCATGGCGAGCGCGAGGCTGAGCCCGCCGTGGCTGTGGCCCACGAGGACCAGCCTCTCGCCGTCCGGCGCGGCGGCGACAGCGTCGAGCAGCGGGCGCGAGTACTCCTCGAAGGAGCACACCTCGTCGAGGCGCGCCGGGTGGGCGCCCGACGCGGCGAGGTCGAGCGCGGTGACGCGGTGCCCCGCGGCCTGGAGCGAGGCGACCACCTTGTACCAGCACCACGCGCCGTGGCAGAGGCCGTGCACCAGGAGGAAATGCTTGCCGCCGCCTTCCATTGCTGTGTGTTTGGATCCGAGTTTTGCGATCGATTGCTGCCTCTGCTTCGAATTCACGGTGTTGTAGCGCAGCAGGTCTTGAGATTTATAGAGAGCTGAGATGTAAGAAATTGTCAGTGTGTTTCTTTTCCTTCAAGTTGATCATCATCTTATGGCCATGTTTCCCGCCGTCCCGTCCGCCAAATgacaatgaatatttttttttttaaaaggtagattttttttaaggaacatCGGGAACTTATGGCGCAAGAAGAAACGAACAGTCAAATGCAACTAAGAAAACGTGCCTTTGTTTGGGCCTGACTTGGATACAAGATACATCGCACCAGTGAAAATAACATCAAATGGATCAAGAACTTATTTTAGAACTCGGGTTACAAACTTGCATCGTACTTGGACAGTGCAAATAGAAGCCTGAAACGGACTATTGATAATTTCAGATTTCCCAAACGAAAAAAAAGGAATACGAGCCTTGTAGCTCAACCATCTCCAACTCAGTCGTACTTGTTGGCAATCTTGACCAGAACATGATACAGTTCCCCCGGTTTGGAAAGCATGGCCATATGATCGGCTCCAGCGATCTCCTCGACTTCCGCGCCGGGGCTTAAATCGACCGTCCGGCGCTGCATCTCCTCGGTGTTGCTAGTATCAGCCTTGGCGATCACAAACACCCTCTTCACCGATCCGTAGTTGCCATCCGTGAGCAGCGTCTCATCCTTCATCAGTGGGTCGTCCATGAACTGGCAACCAGGTCTCACCAACAACTTCGCCAGTTCCAGATCCTGCCAGGAACAATTCTCATGAGCACCACGTTTCATGCCTGCCAGTTTTGGAGCTTTATTCATTGGTACATTTTTCCCCACATATATTGGAAATCACATTAGTAGATTTGCCAtaaaaaaagtatttttcaCAACTTTCATCATCACATGGAGTAATTAGTAAAGATAATAATCAGTACATGAGAATATTGGAGACCGCCGATGTCCTTAACGACATCTATTTGTGATCGGAACAAGTGCGGTAGAATTTCATAGCCTGGGCCCTGAATTTGGAGCAAAAGTAGTTTTGTTACCTCGGCTGGGCTTTGATCATACAATTTCGTCGCCAATAAGTTGGGGCCAAGTAGAACTGCAGTTCTTGCTCCTTGTTCGGTGTTGAGAACCATCGTTTTGCTATCCATGAAGAAATCTGGTGTGATCGTCCTCATGAACTAGCATgaacaaaagaaaattagaTGAATGATTAAGGTGATGCACATTAATCTAGCATTCAGAAATCAAAGAAGGCGAAGATGAAATCGACTGAGTAATTGAATCAAGGCAGCGGTGATGTTAGCAATCTCGAATTGACCGAGAACCGTTTCAGGCAGCTAACCTCCTCGATGGTGATGCCCATGTGCCTGCCGACGCGCGGCATGCACGCGGCGAGGAGCACGGCCGCCGCGACCTTCCGCGGGAACCTCTCCATGGCGAGGGCGACGTTGAGCCCGCCGAGGCTGTGCCCCACCAGGACCAGCCTCTCGCCGTCCGGGGCCGCGGCCACCGCGTCCAGCAGCGGCCGCGAGTAGTCCTCGAACGACGCCACCTCGTCGATGCGGGCCGGGTGGACGCCCGACGCGGCCATGTCGAGCGCGGTCACCCGGTGCCCCGCGGCGCGCAGCCTCGCCACCACCCTGTACCAGCACCACGCGCCGTGCGACAGGCCGTGCACGAGGATGAAGTGCTTGTCGCTGCTGCTCCTTTCCATTGCTGCCACTTCAGCAGGTAAACACTGTGAGTCACCGTGCAAGTTGATGGCTTCGCCGGAGCTGAGAGCTGCCACACCTCCGACGGCCGCCCAGGCGAGGCCAACAAACACCCTCTGCCAGCTGATCAGCGATGCCGCTTGCCGGCCTTTGCCGAGATGGAGGGGCGCTACTGCAGTTTTCGGAGTTTCCTTGTGACGACAGTCCCACTGTGGTTTTGAAGGTGAAGCCCATCCACGTCTAAGCTTTTCTTGCTTGCAAGCTTTTCGCTTTATCTGGTCCAACAGAAAATCCTTGCCAGTTGATTGCTACTATTTCCCAGAATTGCAATCATTGTGCCTCGTACCGCAAAGCAAGACCCTTACCACGGCTCCAGAGACATGCATCATGTTTTAGGGTGTTCATTTCAGAACTGCGTGCTTTACATACCATTAGCAAACAACTAGTTCTCCCTTTGCTAGTTTAGCATATGACTCACGTTGCGGTGATTGAGTTAGATGCTATCGTTTCTTTTATGTCAAGGGCTGCTGAGGGGAATTGAGAACTATTTCTGGTTTGTGTTACTGTGATGGATCCAAACTCCAAATTTaacatttatatttatattaatgGAAGTGTACTCGAGACCGCGAGCGGTGCCTCCCTGAACACCCAAGTATCCCAAGAACCCACTAAAAGaaattccaggagagagtgctcgggactgcgtgcaGCAGCACTCGATCccctgaggatccgtacaagcgtgcacgggaaagagtgctcgagCACTCGTTCAcctcccgagcactcagttccccgaggaccaagaaagggtattcccgggagggagtgctcggagAGTTGAACagtactcccgagcactcggttccctgacgactcaaaaagccccctgacagtggtcTCGACAGGGGTCCGCTGATGAGGTGTTGGCCAGTCAGAGGGCTGAGGCCGTATTTAAAAGCGCGTATGAcatgtcacctccaactactcccgccacgtccggcgtcagttcctgccatatttttTGCAgggggcgtggggtcattaaatgcatgggtcccatcccgtgccatccggtccgtctcgggataacatcgtgagcGCCGAGGCGTTTCGTCTGCCGCGCTACTGTaacaggagaacaagacagggcgagcacgccgggtcgctctgtggctgcccggtgggccctctccacaacGCTCGTTGCTaaggcatttatggtgacggacgacGAGGCGTGGGTCGCGTTTTTTcatccccggtcacttcgcacaaaGGCTATGATGAtgctctttccatttatggtgttgCGGAACTCATGCCCcacccctcccgttcggggcacgctactgccggcgggtatttaaggccgCCAGCAggagaaagaaggaagaagagaagaagagaagaaggaagaagagagaagagagtgaGCTCTAGGGCAAAGTTACTCCTGGTGAAGCATTGAAGCCTCTGAGCAAGCTTGACAAGTTAGATGATCCTTGAGAAGTTTCGGAGGTAGCAAAGAGAAGAGCAGACCGaggaacaaggagccccagacTCTAAGAtaagacagacattcttgtagcCATCCGCATCCTTAAGGGGCATCCTCAAGGCAtctatagtatccatacaggagtagtgTGTTACGCCTCTGCGCGGCCCAGACCTGTCTAAACGCCGGCACATTTACTccgttctgcattagatcattctgcctcaccggccaaCGCACTCATACCtgtttatttctccggcgaacatattcaggatcatcgccccagctgaatctctaaaaaggtcctgcgacaggagttaaccctccgacagctggcgcgccaggtagtggaaaagcatccctgaatttgtttgtttgttttcttctgcagaaatggagcccctcgcacaAGAGGTCCCAGTTGCTGCTACGTTCCaacagcagccgcgatctgcacgcacggcgtgtccctcccaaggggaccagggcgctgggcccagcagggccgccgccgccgccgttgccggtgcaccatccaaccccTAGCGGGTGGACGAAACTcttgccgccaggtccgcgtctggacagcgtcagacgcctctccggcgtaggctcgccttcagcgaggccagccccgggagcgcgctgcttccggcatccgcctgtccaggcggcGAGGGAAACctcggagggccgctggctccaggaagtcgccgccctggtcggcacggcccgccgccaggtgctaGCCAAAAGTTCCCGCGGCACCATCCAGCGcggcgccgccagaaccggcccatcgtcgggtaaCGTTCGCTCTGGCCGGGGGCCCCCAGGCGGAGCACCACCCCCCTGGTCACTTCCGGAACCCAGGatctccgcttacacctcaacgagcagaggggcatcgaagacgcccgcgtcactctcgagcgccagcgggagacccggcaggaggctgaagtcgaggaccaggcctcctccttgccggcccttgttcgccggggctccccagcttgctggcgttcaccgcccaagggcgccgcccgcgccgtagggtacggcaccggttgccgtacTTTCACCAGTGacctccgccgggtcaaatggcccaccaagttccgccctgagctgccggagaagtacgacgggtccatcgatcccatcgagttcctccagatatacaccaccgctgtccaggcggttggtggcagcgaaaaggtaatggctaactactttcatgttgcctcgaggggctccgcccgctcttggcttatgaacttacccccatgGTCTATCAACTCCtaggatgatctttgccaccagttcgtggctaattttcagggcacatttacACGCCTCGGCCTGGAGTGCAACCTCCACgctgtcaagcagcaggagggggggACGTTGTGGCGCTTTATACAACGCTTCAGCCAgatccgcaacaccatcccgcggataacctcCCATACTGTCATTATCGCTTTCCggtagggcgtccgcgacgagcggatgctcgagaagctaggcacgcacgaggttgaAACCACCGTGGAACTTTTCGTGCTGGacgacaagtgcgctaaggcggcggaagctcgggcttggcacgttccgcgccctgagcaccacGTCGCcaatcaaccaggtccttcccgctccgacaggcagggaaagaaaaagagaaggaggcgcgaggctgcaAAAGATGGGCAgtcgctccccaacccgtggaacatcgatcacctgcgcaagttcttcccgtagatggccatgtttgcaggctcaggttAACCAGGCTGGGGGcttcccctccccccccccccccccggcccaaattgaccgggggctaccactaaccgggtaagtcacccagtcttataaaaattgtcaatacaacaTGTATATCGATGTGGTTtccttatgtcaaatttctCTTTCTGGATctcgtatgtttaatctgtctggtgagatgctcgattgtgtaagaaaagtttgctctctcattttccctgttgataaaagaatcccgatcggtatgcatgcgggcagttgccgctgacttacgtctgttatggtaggctgtggtattcggtatcgtggcaggctcccgggcactaccgagttcctggGGTTCTTGgataatcctatcgctcgagccgctcgagtagtccggagctcaggctccaggggcgggctgtcagtgctcagtctggtctgtcatacccggacgccaccgaaccataggacctctgggttatgcctctgtctacTTTCGTTCGTCGGTGTGGGTATTCGAGAgttctcgggtcgaaaacgagaggattctataatgagtaccgcactaacagagcgcaccaagcaaaaaaTCTTTCTATCTTTCTTAAGCCACAGATCGACAATCGAAAGtaagagcagctcgaccgcgagggcctcagtgcccaggtcgctgctcggccttGGGAGTCCTCGGGTGGCCCTActgctcgggcatgagtggtcgggatcgcctgatcTTGGGCTCCCCATGCGCCCCCTGCTGCTCGGGCGCCCCAGTCGTGGGAATCAAGTTCccaggcaccccgagctcagagcgcatgcctctcatgcatcggttggccgaaaggctgacagctgtccggtgagtagtTAAATTCATACAATTTTAAATTCAgcaatatattgttcccgagtggtcctcgggggccctcgtactctaatctgttcggcgagatggtctcctcgcacgcaaaaccctgccacgtgtcccctttttcccggaacgacagaacggtcagTAGAATGGTGTACCATATGTACGGCAGTGCCTGACCGAAGTCTTTcgtggtggccgtggtgttcggcccgcttaaaaggccccgggcactaccgagcctctaggatTCTCGAGTTATCTCacggctcgagctgctcgagcggtcgAGAGCCTAGACACTGGGGGTGGGCTGTAGGTGCttggtccggtccgtcctaacctgggcaccaccaaaccgtgaggactcttggtcgcattcccgcctgcacgtgtctccagtctacttgcTGAGTGGTCGCGTAGTGGGGAAGTGTTCACTGGTcttggcgtgctccgtgctggatcgatccatctaccgagcaaggaagttcatgcctttgtcttttgacttagccgctgtGGACTCGCAAGGGCCCGGGGGTTGAACGCGCtgagaaggcctcactgctcgggcaACAAGTGGTCGGGAtgacttcattctcggggaaaGAAAGGTCAGgttcggtccgactgagtactcctcggagCATCAAGTAAAAacagcagaaacttcatcaagcactcagaagaacacTCAGAGGCCCGGACCGGAGGGGCCACCATCTAAAAGCTTGCCGCGTTGCGTCAGTACTGGCTT includes:
- the LOC133928284 gene encoding esterase PIR7B-like, whose amino-acid sequence is MEGGGKHFLLVHGLCHGAWCWYKVVASLQAAGHRVTALDLAASGAHPARLDEVCSFEEYSRPLLDAVAAAPDGERLVLVGHSHGGLSLALAMERFPRKIAAAVFVAAALPCVGKHMGVTTEEFMRRTASEGLMDCEMVAINNNSQGVGLGVAIRMGPRFMAEKYYQQSPAEDLKPGNQFMGDPLMKDETLLTDGNYGSVKKVYVIAKADGSSTEEMQRWMVAMSPGTEVEEIAGADHAVMSSKPRELCDVLVKIADKYD
- the LOC133928274 gene encoding probable esterase PIR7A, translated to MERSSSDKHFILVHGLSHGAWCWYRVVARLRAAGHRVTALDMAASGVHPARIDEVASFEDYSRPLLDAVAAAPDGERLVLVGHSLGGLNVALAMERFPRKVAAAVLLAACMPRVGRHMGITIEEFMRTITPDFFMDSKTMVLNTEQGARTAVLLGPNLLATKLYDQSPAEDLELAKLLVRPGCQFMDDPLMKDETLLTDGNYGSVKRVFVIAKADTSNTEEMQRRTVDLSPGAEVEEIAGADHMAMLSKPGELYHVLVKIANKYD